The Hujiaoplasma nucleasis DNA window TTTCAATGATTTCTTCAAATCTAGTAAGATCTGTAACTACTTCATCTTGTAAGTCTAAATTATATTCCATGGCTAATAATTCTGCATTTTCTCTATCAATGGATTGGTTTTTTGTTGCCATTATTTTTAAAAACATTAATTTTTTAATAACGTCAGATGCTGGTTTGTTAATTTGATCAGCGAAATCTCCAACTGTCATACCTTGTTTATATGTTACAAATTTAGGCATCACTTTTTTGGGTTGTGAATTTTGCTTATTTTGATTTTTCTTATTTCCTGTAAATTTCTTATTTTTATTTGGTTCATGTTTTGGCATATGACCACCTCTTTCTTAATACTATAGTAAACTTATAATCTTTTTAGCGAATCCAGCATCTTGAATTGCTATGACCATCCGATTACTCTTGCCAATGGCTTTACTCAACTCATCTGATGTAAAATCCTTGATGATTTGAACTTGATAAGTCTTGGCTTTATCACTAACTCTTTTGCTTGTATTAAAACCAGCATCGCTTGCTAGAAAAACCAAGCGAGCTTTTTGGCTTTTAATTTTATCTAAAGACATTTCTTCCCCAGAAATTAAGCGGTTAGCCCGCATACATAATCCTAAGATAGATAATATTTTCTCTTTATTCATTGTCAATCACTTTGAACAAAGTCTCAAAAACGTCATTAGGAACTTCTACATCTAAATGTCTAGATAATATTTTGTGTTTCATGGCTTTTTCAATCACTATTTTGTTTTTTGATAGATAAACGCCGCGACCATTCGCTTTACCTGTTGGATCATAAATAACTTGCCCTTCTGGAGTTCTTACAACCCTTAACAAGTCTTTTTTTTCCATGCGTTCATTGGTCACAACACATTTTCTCATGGGAATTTTCCTAACTTTCATTTTTATCACCTAGAATTCTATACCCTCAGATAAGGCTTGAGATTCAGCTTTAATATCTATTTTCCATCCAGAAGATTGGACAGCTAGTCTTGCATTTTGTCCTCTCTTACCGATGGCCAAAGACAATTGATCATCTGGAACAACAAGGATGGCAGATTTTTCTCTTTCATCATATTGGACAGACAAAGTTCTTGCTGGTTGAATCGAATTAGCAATTAATTCTTCAGGGTTTTTACTATATTTATATATATCAATTTTTTCGCCATTTAAACTATCAATAACATTTTTAATACGCATACCATTGCGACCTAAACAAGCCCCAACAGGATCAACATTTTCATCATTTGATAAGACACATACTTTGCAACGATCTCCAGGATCTCTAGCAAGACCAAAAATTTCAATAATACCTTCAGCTAATTCAGGAATTTCATTTTCCATTAAACGAATTACTAAATTACGGTCAGTTCTTGATACATATACTTTTGGATCTTTGTTGGTTTTTTCTACCTTTGTGATATATACATTCACTTTTGAACCAACAATCAAATCAGATGCAAGTAAATCTCTAGA harbors:
- the nusA gene encoding transcription termination factor NusA, translated to MISKDFFKALENLAIEKNVSQEEILKIFGDGLIKAYEKAYGGKNNAEVIFNSEKAEIDIVSKSIVVDEIDPNSEPGHEITLEQAREIKKNAKVGDIIKEKITPKNFGRLAASTAKQMLTQGLKQLERDKNYEYFESRVGEMIIAEVIKIKNDFVTLFLGRDTETSIPSRDLLASDLIVGSKVNVYITKVEKTNKDPKVYVSRTDRNLVIRLMENEIPELAEGIIEIFGLARDPGDRCKVCVLSNDENVDPVGACLGRNGMRIKNVIDSLNGEKIDIYKYSKNPEELIANSIQPARTLSVQYDEREKSAILVVPDDQLSLAIGKRGQNARLAVQSSGWKIDIKAESQALSEGIEF
- a CDS encoding YlxQ-related RNA-binding protein, which translates into the protein MNKEKILSILGLCMRANRLISGEEMSLDKIKSQKARLVFLASDAGFNTSKRVSDKAKTYQVQIIKDFTSDELSKAIGKSNRMVIAIQDAGFAKKIISLL
- the rnpM gene encoding RNase P modulator RnpM translates to MKVRKIPMRKCVVTNERMEKKDLLRVVRTPEGQVIYDPTGKANGRGVYLSKNKIVIEKAMKHKILSRHLDVEVPNDVFETLFKVIDNE